One Cryptococcus neoformans var. neoformans B-3501A chromosome 10, whole genome shotgun sequence DNA window includes the following coding sequences:
- a CDS encoding hypothetical protein (HMMPfam hit to tRNA-synt_1b, tRNA synthetases class I (W and Y), score: 124.3, E(): 2.9e-34), whose product MPPRHRLLKALSFSFSLTRRAYTTKKPKPTMQTPDQPSKSGAMTPGAIAKQLSMLDLPAPTGLKLSTSNLQSSANPDSALSPFSDATTDTGDISGPEPEAIVQARHKARSESMSEQLSERLAKMKLPQPERIFGPEEGGSSASREDNGGKQGVSADDWEKIKLADEVPEAVKEPKRMTHSRHTSRAEPALPRTPTIPEAEEISAPATVKEQKITPFDVEGGVDASGRELAIDYEKVTKRFGATLISQELLERFERLTGQKPHPLLRRGTFYSHRDFNLILDRYEKGQPFYLYTGRGPSSDSMHMGHLVPFMFTAYLQRVFNVPLVIQITDDEKYLLERDAKKQQELMKKIKAKKPLDLLRYYKKMGQDNIKDIIACGVIPEKTFIFSDLNTVSGVFYENVNLISKTITLSQSRNIFGFSDSDNVGMFHFAAVQATPSFCNSFPQIFGTRDDIPALIPCAIDQDPYFLLTRDSADRLGYKKPALLHAKFLPALQGAGTKMSASKENTAIFMTDDAKKIAKKIKSHAFSGGGATKEDHEKYGGNPDVDIAYQYLSFFEEDDAKMEKLATEYRKGTLSTREMKEACIEKLQEVVAEFQKNRAAVTDEVLQYFQDPTRKIDPRPKAKETSESAPAATSVPGVGAV is encoded by the exons ATGCCCCCACGCCATCGCCTCCTCAAGgccctttctttctctttcagCCTCACACGTCGCGCTTACACCACAAAGAAACCGAAACCCACAATGCAGACCCCAGACCAGCCTTCCAAGTCAGGCGCAATGACTCCAGGCGCTATCGCAAAACAGCTCTCCATGCTTGATCTCCCTGCTCCTACAGGGCTCAAACtttccacctccaacctGCAGTCTTCAGCCAACCCCGACTCTGccctttctcccttttccGATGCGACTACCGACACTGGGGATATCTCCGGTCCAGAGCCTGAGGCTATCGTCCAAGCCAGACACAAGGCTCGTTCTGAATCCATGTCTGAACAACTTTCTGAAAGGCTCGCCAAGATGAAGTTGCCACAGCCAGAAAGGATCTTCGGTcctgaagaaggtggaagTTCTGCCTCCAGGGAGGACAATGGTGGCAAGCAAGGTGTCAGTGCCGATGACTGGGAAAAGATCAAGCTCGCGGATGAGGTGCCTGAAGCTGTCAAGGAGCCCAAGAGGATGACTCACTCCAGACATACCAGCAGGGC CGAGCCCGCTCTTCCCAGAACACCTACCATCCCTGAAGCTGAGGAAATTAGCGCTCCTGCGACTGTCAAGGAGCAGAAGATTACTCCTTTTGATGTTGAAGGTGGTGTCGATGCTTCCGGAAGGGAGCTCGCCAT CGACTATGAGAAAGTCACAAAACGATTTGGTGCTAccctcatctcccaagAATTGCTCGAGCGATTTGAGAGACTCACTGGTCAGAagcctcatcctctcttgAGACGAGGTACTTTTTACTCTCATCG AGACTTCAACTTGATCCTCGATCGATACGAAAAGGGACAACCCTTCTACCTTTACACTGGTCGAGGACCCAGTAGTGACTCCATGCACATGGGCCACCTTGTCCCCTTCATGTTCACTGC TTACTTGCAACGGGTCTTCAACGTTCCTCTCGTCATCCAGATCACTGACGATGAAAAATACCTCCTTGAACGAGACGCCAAGAAGCAGCAGGAGCTCATGAAAAAGatcaaggccaagaagccTCTTGATCTCCTCCGATACTACAAGAAGATGGGCCAGGACAACATCAAAGATATCATTGCTTGTGGTGTCATCCCTGAGAAgaccttcatcttctccgaCTTGAACACAGTCAG TGGTGTCTTCTACGAGAATGTCAACCTCATCTCCAAGACTATCACCCTCAGCCAAAGCAGAAACATTTTCGGCTTTAGCGACTCTGACAACGTCGGCATGTTCCACTTTGCCGCCGTTCAAGCTACCCCTTCATTCTGCAACTCTTTCCCTCAAATCTTTGGTACTCGCGACGACATTCCTGCTTTGATCCCTTGTGCCATCGATCAGGACCCTTAC TTCCTCCTCACCCGAGACTCTGCCGACCGATTGGGCTACAAGAAACCTGCTCTCCTTCACGCCAAATTCCTCCCAGCCCTCCAAGGTGCCGGTACCAAGATGTCCGCCTCGAAGGAGAACACCGCCATCTTTATGACAGACGATGCTAAAAAGATCGCCAAAAAAATCAAGTCCCACGCCTTCTCCGGTGGTGGTGCGACGAAGGAAGACCACGAAAAGTATGGCGGGAACCCTGATGTGGATATCGCGTATCAGTACTTGAGTttctttgaagaggatgatgccAAAATGGAGAAGTTGGCGACTGAGTATAGGAAGGGTACTTTGAGTACtagagagatgaaggaggctTGTATTGAGAAGCTCCAAGAGGTTGTTGCCGAGTTCCAAAAG AACCGAGCCGCCGTCACCGACGAAGTCCTCCAATACTTCCAAGACCCCACTAGAAAGATCGACCCCCGACCAAAGGCCAAGGAGACGTCTGAGTCTGCTCCCGCTGCTACTTCTGTTCCCGGTGTTGGTGCTGTGTag